One genomic region from Streptomyces venezuelae encodes:
- a CDS encoding [protein-PII] uridylyltransferase — MTSLEARTQNEDSGPGGYAAARLLLLHEKERSGPPRRAALAQITDDWLAGLFAAAAPPRGTALVAVGGYGRAELSPRSDLDLLLLHDGSADKAAVAALADRIWYPVWDLGLALDHSVRTPAEARTTAGEDLKVQLGLLDARHVAGDAALVAALRTTVLADWRNQAPRRLPELDELCRERADRMGELQFLLEPDLKEARGGLRDAQVLRAVAASWLADAPREGLDAARRRLLDARDALHLATGRATDRLALQEQDAVAQELGLLDADTLLREVYEAARIISYATDVTWREVNRVLKARSARPRLRALLGGRAGGGRTGGGRAGGVKPPVERTPLTEGVVEMDGEVVLALTAKPDRDPVLPLRAAAAAAQSGLPISLHAVRRLAAAAKPLPVPWPAEAREELVTLLGAGESTVPVWEALEAEGIITRLLPDWERVRCRPQRNPVHTWTVDRHLVETAVRAASLTRRVGRPDLLLVAALLHDIGKGWPGDHSVAGETIARDLAARIGFDRTDTGTIATAVRHHLLLVETATRRDLDDPATVQAVADAVGTLGTLELLHALTEADALATGPAAWSSWRASLVADLVKRVAGVLAGEPLPDPEAAAPSAEQERLAIEALRTGEPVLTLRTEPVAAEPEEPEPVGVELLIALPDRPGVLPAVAGVLALHRLTVRAAELRAVDLPTGIGSGSGAGGVLVLNWRVAAEYGSLPEAARLRADLARALEGSLDIPARLAEREAAYPRRRGLTAPPPRVTVAAADSRLATVIEVRAQDAPGLLHRIGRALEGAAVRVRSAHVSTLGANAVDTLYVTRPDGSLLPDEEAVDLARTLEEALR; from the coding sequence GTGACGAGCCTCGAAGCGCGTACGCAGAACGAAGATTCGGGACCCGGCGGTTACGCGGCGGCCCGGCTGCTCCTCCTCCACGAGAAGGAGCGGTCCGGGCCGCCGCGCCGTGCCGCCCTCGCCCAGATCACCGACGACTGGCTGGCCGGCCTCTTCGCCGCCGCCGCACCGCCCCGCGGGACCGCCCTCGTCGCCGTCGGCGGCTACGGGCGCGCCGAGCTCTCCCCGCGCAGCGACCTCGACCTCCTCCTGCTCCACGACGGCAGCGCCGACAAGGCCGCCGTCGCCGCCCTCGCCGACCGGATCTGGTACCCCGTCTGGGACCTGGGGCTCGCCCTCGACCACTCCGTCCGCACGCCCGCCGAGGCCCGCACCACCGCCGGCGAGGACCTGAAGGTCCAGCTCGGCCTCCTCGACGCCCGGCACGTCGCCGGAGACGCCGCCCTCGTCGCCGCCCTGCGCACCACGGTCCTCGCCGACTGGCGCAACCAGGCACCCCGGCGCCTGCCCGAGCTCGACGAACTCTGCCGTGAGCGCGCCGACCGCATGGGGGAGCTGCAGTTCCTGCTCGAACCCGACCTCAAGGAGGCGAGGGGCGGACTGCGCGACGCCCAGGTGCTCCGCGCGGTCGCCGCCTCCTGGCTCGCCGACGCCCCCCGCGAGGGCCTGGACGCCGCCCGCCGCCGTCTCCTCGACGCCCGCGACGCCCTGCACCTCGCGACCGGCCGGGCCACCGACCGGCTCGCCCTCCAGGAACAGGACGCCGTCGCCCAGGAACTGGGCCTCCTCGACGCCGACACCCTGCTCCGCGAGGTGTACGAGGCCGCGCGGATCATCTCGTACGCCACCGACGTCACCTGGCGCGAGGTCAACCGCGTCCTCAAGGCCCGCTCGGCCCGGCCCCGGCTGCGCGCCCTCCTCGGCGGCAGGGCGGGCGGCGGACGGACGGGTGGCGGCCGGGCCGGTGGCGTGAAACCGCCCGTCGAGCGCACCCCCCTCACCGAAGGCGTCGTCGAGATGGACGGCGAGGTCGTCCTCGCCCTCACCGCCAAACCCGACCGCGACCCCGTCCTCCCCCTGCGGGCCGCCGCGGCCGCCGCCCAGTCCGGCCTGCCGATCTCCCTCCACGCCGTACGCCGCCTGGCGGCCGCCGCCAAACCCCTGCCCGTCCCCTGGCCCGCCGAGGCCCGCGAGGAGCTCGTCACCCTCCTCGGCGCGGGGGAGTCGACCGTGCCCGTCTGGGAGGCCCTGGAGGCCGAAGGGATCATCACCCGTCTGCTCCCGGACTGGGAGCGCGTGCGGTGCCGTCCCCAGCGCAACCCCGTCCACACCTGGACCGTCGACCGCCACCTCGTCGAGACCGCCGTACGCGCCGCCTCCCTGACCCGCCGCGTCGGCCGCCCCGACCTCCTCCTCGTCGCCGCCCTCCTCCACGACATCGGCAAGGGCTGGCCCGGCGACCACTCCGTCGCCGGCGAGACCATCGCCCGCGACCTCGCCGCCCGCATCGGCTTCGACCGCACCGACACCGGCACCATCGCCACCGCTGTCCGCCACCACCTGCTCCTCGTCGAGACCGCCACCCGGCGCGACCTCGACGACCCCGCCACCGTGCAGGCCGTCGCCGACGCCGTCGGCACCCTCGGCACGCTGGAACTGCTCCATGCCCTCACCGAGGCCGACGCCCTCGCCACCGGCCCCGCCGCCTGGTCCTCCTGGCGGGCCTCCCTCGTCGCCGACCTGGTCAAACGGGTCGCCGGCGTCCTCGCGGGGGAGCCCCTCCCCGACCCCGAGGCGGCCGCCCCCAGCGCCGAACAGGAACGCCTCGCGATCGAGGCCCTGCGCACCGGCGAACCCGTCCTCACCCTGCGCACCGAACCGGTCGCCGCGGAACCGGAGGAACCCGAGCCCGTCGGCGTCGAACTCCTCATCGCCCTCCCCGACCGGCCCGGCGTCCTCCCCGCCGTCGCCGGCGTCCTCGCCCTCCACCGGCTCACCGTCCGCGCCGCCGAGCTCCGCGCCGTCGACCTTCCCACCGGGATCGGCTCGGGATCCGGCGCCGGAGGTGTGCTCGTACTGAACTGGCGCGTCGCCGCCGAGTACGGCTCCCTGCCCGAGGCCGCCCGCCTCCGCGCCGACCTCGCCCGTGCCCTCGAAGGCTCCCTCGACATCCCCGCCCGCCTCGCCGAGCGCGAGGCCGCCTACCCGCGCCGGCGGGGCCTCACCGCCCCACCGCCCCGCGTGACCGTCGCCGCAGCCGACTCCCGCCTCGCCACCGTCATCGAGGTCCGCGCCCAGGACGCCCCCGGCCTGCTGCACCGCATCGGCCGCGCGCTGGAGGGCGCGGCGGTACGGGTCCGCAGCGCCCACGTCTCCACGCTCGGGGCCAACGCCGTCGACACCCTCTACGTGACCCGTCCGGACGGGTCGCTGCTCCCGGACGAGGAGGCCGTCGACCTCGCCCGCACCCTGGAGGAGGCACTGCGCTGA
- a CDS encoding P-II family nitrogen regulator, with product MKLITAVVKPHRLDEIKEALQAFGVHGLTVTEASGYGRQRGHTEVYRGAEYTVDLVPKIRIEVLVEDEDAEQLIDVVVKAARTGKIGDGKVWSVPVETAVRVRTGERGPDAL from the coding sequence ATGAAGCTCATCACCGCGGTCGTCAAGCCGCACCGGCTCGACGAGATCAAGGAGGCCCTCCAGGCCTTCGGCGTCCACGGCCTCACGGTCACCGAGGCCAGCGGATACGGACGCCAGCGCGGCCACACCGAGGTCTACCGGGGTGCCGAGTACACCGTCGACCTCGTCCCCAAGATCCGCATCGAGGTCCTCGTCGAGGACGAGGACGCCGAACAGCTCATCGACGTCGTCGTGAAGGCCGCCCGAACCGGCAAGATCGGAGACGGCAAGGTGTGGAGCGTGCCGGTCGAGACCGCCGTACGGGTCCGCACCGGCGAGCGCGGTCCGGACGCACTGTAA
- a CDS encoding ammonium transporter, whose protein sequence is MAPAITTLAADAPELSAANTGFMLICSALVMLMTPALAFFYGGMVRVKSTLNMLMMSFISLGIVTILWVLYGFSLAFGTDSGSIIGWSSEYVGLSGIGVNELWDGYTIPVYVFAVFQLMFAILTPALISGALADRVKFTAWALFIALWVTAVYFPVAHWVWGSGGWLFEMGVIDFAGGTAVHINAGAAALGVILVIGKRVGFKKDPMRPHSLPLVMLGAGLLWFGWFGFNAGSWLGNDDGVGAVMFVNTQVATAAAMLAWLAYEKIRHGSFTTLGAASGAVAGLVAITPAGGAVSPLGAIAVGAIAGLLCAMAVGLKYKFGYDDSLDVIGVHLVGGVIGSLLVGFFATGGVQSEAKGLFYGGGLDQLGKQAVGVFAVLAYSLIASAILALIIDKTMGMRVSEDDEVSGIDQVEHAETAYDFSGAGGGASSRSTAAPAPAVTENKKVDA, encoded by the coding sequence ATGGCACCAGCCATCACGACCCTGGCAGCAGACGCCCCCGAGCTGTCCGCCGCCAACACCGGGTTCATGCTCATCTGCTCCGCCCTGGTCATGCTGATGACCCCGGCTCTCGCCTTCTTCTACGGAGGCATGGTCCGCGTCAAGTCCACCCTCAACATGCTGATGATGAGCTTCATCAGCCTCGGGATCGTCACGATCCTCTGGGTGCTCTACGGCTTCAGCCTCGCCTTCGGCACCGACTCCGGATCGATCATCGGCTGGTCCTCCGAGTACGTCGGCCTCAGCGGCATCGGCGTCAACGAGCTGTGGGACGGCTACACCATCCCGGTGTACGTCTTCGCGGTCTTCCAGCTGATGTTCGCCATCCTGACGCCCGCCCTGATCAGCGGCGCCCTCGCCGACCGCGTGAAGTTCACTGCCTGGGCCCTCTTCATCGCCCTCTGGGTCACCGCCGTCTACTTCCCCGTCGCCCACTGGGTCTGGGGCTCCGGCGGCTGGCTCTTCGAGATGGGCGTCATCGACTTCGCCGGCGGCACCGCCGTCCACATCAACGCCGGTGCCGCGGCCCTCGGCGTGATCCTCGTCATCGGCAAGCGCGTCGGCTTCAAGAAGGACCCGATGCGCCCGCACAGCCTCCCGCTGGTCATGCTGGGCGCCGGTCTCCTCTGGTTCGGCTGGTTCGGCTTCAACGCCGGCTCGTGGCTCGGCAACGACGACGGCGTCGGCGCCGTGATGTTCGTCAACACCCAGGTCGCCACCGCCGCCGCGATGCTCGCCTGGCTCGCGTACGAGAAGATCCGCCACGGCTCCTTCACCACCCTCGGCGCCGCCTCCGGCGCGGTCGCCGGCCTCGTCGCCATCACCCCGGCCGGCGGCGCCGTCAGCCCGCTCGGTGCGATCGCCGTCGGCGCCATCGCCGGTCTCCTCTGCGCCATGGCCGTCGGCCTCAAGTACAAGTTCGGCTACGACGACTCCCTCGACGTCATCGGCGTCCACCTCGTCGGCGGTGTCATCGGCTCCCTCCTCGTCGGCTTCTTCGCCACCGGCGGCGTCCAGTCCGAGGCCAAGGGCCTCTTCTACGGCGGCGGCCTCGACCAGCTCGGCAAGCAGGCCGTCGGAGTCTTCGCCGTCCTCGCCTACTCTCTGATCGCCTCCGCGATCCTCGCCCTGATCATCGACAAGACGATGGGGATGCGGGTCAGCGAGGACGACGAGGTCTCCGGCATCGACCAGGTCGAGCACGCCGAGACCGCGTACGACTTCAGCGGAGCCGGCGGCGGTGCGTCCTCGCGCTCCACCGCCGCCCCCGCCCCGGCCGTCACGGAGAACAAGAAGGTGGACGCATGA
- a CDS encoding bifunctional DNA primase/polymerase yields the protein MGFTIGGIREMRSGSRRRVRTTECTAVAEYTGLWGWDVVPGARAASGRCSCGDPACTAPGAHPLSFAEPVPAGAGLDDATKAWAEYPGAALMLPVGRAFDVIEVAEPAGRRALVRLERMGLPLGPVCATPTGRARFFVAPGAAAELPRLLYRMGWDDADLDLHCLGPGAHVTAPPSDLGGLGPVRWLRPPTLDTAGAPPEARLLLGTLAYICHRTHF from the coding sequence ATGGGCTTCACGATCGGCGGCATTCGTGAGATGCGGTCCGGCTCGCGCCGCCGCGTACGCACCACGGAGTGCACAGCGGTGGCCGAGTACACAGGACTGTGGGGCTGGGACGTGGTCCCCGGAGCGCGGGCCGCGTCCGGCCGGTGCTCCTGCGGGGATCCGGCGTGCACGGCTCCGGGCGCGCACCCCCTCTCCTTCGCCGAACCGGTGCCGGCGGGCGCCGGTCTCGACGACGCGACGAAGGCCTGGGCGGAGTACCCGGGCGCGGCGCTGATGCTTCCGGTGGGCCGGGCCTTCGACGTGATCGAGGTCGCGGAGCCGGCGGGCCGCCGGGCGCTGGTCCGGCTGGAGCGCATGGGGCTCCCGCTCGGCCCGGTGTGCGCGACCCCGACCGGCCGGGCGCGGTTCTTCGTGGCGCCGGGCGCGGCGGCCGAGCTGCCGCGGCTGCTGTACCGGATGGGCTGGGACGACGCCGATCTGGACCTGCACTGCCTGGGGCCCGGCGCCCACGTCACCGCTCCCCCGTCGGACCTCGGGGGGCTCGGTCCGGTGCGCTGGCTGCGACCGCCGACGCTGGACACGGCGGGCGCGCCGCCGGAGGCGCGGCTGCTGCTCGGTACGCTGGCGTACATCTGTCACCGGACGCACTTCTGA
- the ftsY gene encoding signal recognition particle-docking protein FtsY, with amino-acid sequence MELILAVVIALVVVVAVTSGLVISGRKKKQLPPAEPPSTTPTITAPPAEPHVGEEAETPREEPRRTVEEVELPTVEEAVETPAAVEDPVVAAPEAPEIEVPEPTAGRLVRLRARLARSQNSLGKGLLTLLSREHLDEDTWEEIEETLLTADVGVAPTQELVERLRERVKVLGTRTPDELRGLLREELVALLGPDLDRTVHTESPADVPGVVMVVGVNGTGKTTTTGKLARVLVADGKSVVLGAADTFRAAAADQLQTWGERVGARTVRGPEGGDPASIAFDAVKEGIAEGADVVLIDTAGRLHTKTGLMDELGKVKRVVEKHGPLDEILLVLDATTGQNGLIQARVFAEVVDITGIVLTKLDGTAKGGIVVAVQRELGVPVKLVGLGEGPDDLAPFEPGAFVDALIGD; translated from the coding sequence ATGGAACTCATCCTTGCTGTAGTCATCGCTCTGGTCGTCGTGGTCGCCGTGACGAGCGGGCTCGTGATCAGCGGCCGCAAGAAGAAGCAGCTGCCGCCCGCCGAGCCGCCGTCCACCACGCCGACCATCACCGCTCCGCCCGCCGAACCGCACGTCGGCGAGGAGGCGGAGACGCCGCGGGAGGAACCACGCCGCACGGTCGAGGAGGTCGAGCTCCCGACGGTCGAGGAGGCCGTCGAGACGCCGGCCGCCGTCGAGGACCCCGTCGTCGCCGCGCCCGAGGCCCCCGAGATCGAGGTCCCGGAGCCGACCGCCGGCCGTCTCGTACGGCTCCGTGCCCGGCTCGCCCGCTCCCAGAACTCGCTCGGCAAGGGGCTCCTGACGCTCCTGTCCCGCGAGCACCTCGACGAGGACACCTGGGAGGAGATCGAGGAGACCCTCCTCACGGCGGACGTCGGCGTCGCCCCCACGCAGGAGCTCGTCGAGCGGCTGCGCGAGCGGGTCAAGGTGCTCGGCACCCGCACCCCCGACGAGCTGCGCGGCCTGCTCCGCGAGGAGCTCGTCGCCCTCCTCGGCCCGGACCTCGACCGCACGGTGCACACCGAGAGCCCCGCCGACGTGCCGGGCGTGGTCATGGTCGTCGGCGTCAACGGCACCGGCAAGACCACCACCACCGGCAAGCTGGCCCGCGTCCTGGTCGCCGACGGCAAGTCCGTCGTCCTCGGCGCGGCCGACACCTTCCGGGCCGCCGCCGCCGACCAGCTCCAGACCTGGGGCGAGCGCGTCGGCGCCCGCACCGTGCGCGGACCCGAGGGCGGCGACCCGGCGTCGATCGCCTTCGACGCGGTCAAGGAGGGCATCGCCGAGGGCGCCGACGTCGTCCTCATCGACACCGCCGGCCGCCTCCACACCAAGACCGGCCTCATGGACGAGCTCGGCAAGGTCAAGCGCGTCGTCGAGAAGCACGGCCCGCTCGACGAGATCCTCCTCGTCCTCGACGCCACCACCGGACAGAACGGCCTCATCCAGGCCCGCGTCTTCGCCGAGGTCGTCGACATCACCGGCATCGTCCTGACCAAGCTCGACGGCACCGCCAAGGGCGGCATCGTCGTCGCCGTCCAGCGCGAGCTGGGCGTCCCGGTCAAGCTGGTCGGCCTGGGCGAGGGCCCGGACGACCTGGCGCCGTTCGAGCCGGGCGCCTTCGTCGACGCCCTGATCGGCGACTGA
- a CDS encoding cytosine permease — MPHDASEAAGATHDGAMETRGLEPVPDAERTGRVRELFPTWVAANISVLLLTMGAGLIVFNGLNFWQVLTVAIAAPVLSYGIVGLISIAGKRGGAPGMALSRAVFGQRGNLFPGALIWVARWGWETINAVTGAYAVLTVLDLLFGVKSNTLLIVVTLLLFVTCTFLVSGLGINALRVCSKWSTYLFGAFSVLVLVYLVANTDWSAVFDKPAGSTAMMVAGIGTIAAGGISWVPSGPDFTRYLPRTASSKAMVGSTVGGAGIVVLPMVLMGAVMAVSTPDLASAQDPVSFIGELLPMWISVPYLVIALLGMLLINSMSMYSAGFTAQTLGIKVSRAAAVSVNALISLVFGFLLMVVATSFIGSFISFLTLLAVAFSAWIGVFGVDMLRRRTYDAVALMDTTRTSAYWYRGGFAWQAMTAWAVALLVGLLFTKVEWFSGPLASSWIGENGLGWAATIVVAGVLYAVLPRTPEKAPVAPVEVRETVSI; from the coding sequence ATGCCCCACGACGCCTCCGAAGCCGCAGGCGCGACGCACGACGGCGCGATGGAGACACGCGGTCTCGAACCCGTCCCCGACGCCGAGCGGACCGGTCGGGTCCGCGAGCTCTTCCCGACGTGGGTCGCGGCCAACATCAGTGTGCTTCTGCTCACGATGGGCGCCGGCCTGATCGTCTTCAACGGCCTGAACTTCTGGCAGGTCCTGACCGTGGCGATCGCCGCGCCCGTGCTCTCGTACGGGATCGTCGGCCTGATCTCGATCGCGGGGAAGCGCGGCGGCGCGCCGGGCATGGCGCTGTCGCGGGCCGTGTTCGGTCAGCGCGGAAACCTTTTTCCCGGTGCGCTGATCTGGGTCGCCCGCTGGGGCTGGGAGACCATCAACGCGGTGACCGGCGCCTACGCGGTGCTGACCGTGCTCGACCTGCTCTTCGGCGTGAAGTCGAACACGCTCCTCATCGTGGTGACGCTGCTGCTCTTCGTCACCTGCACCTTCCTGGTCTCGGGGCTCGGGATCAACGCGCTGCGGGTGTGCAGCAAGTGGTCCACCTACCTCTTCGGCGCCTTCTCGGTCCTCGTCCTGGTCTACCTGGTGGCGAACACCGACTGGTCCGCGGTCTTCGACAAGCCCGCCGGTTCGACCGCGATGATGGTCGCGGGCATCGGCACCATCGCGGCCGGCGGCATCAGCTGGGTCCCGTCGGGGCCGGACTTCACCCGCTACCTGCCCCGTACGGCCTCCTCGAAGGCGATGGTCGGCTCGACGGTCGGCGGCGCCGGGATCGTGGTCCTGCCGATGGTGCTGATGGGCGCGGTCATGGCCGTGTCGACGCCGGACCTGGCCTCGGCGCAGGACCCGGTCTCCTTCATCGGCGAGCTGCTCCCGATGTGGATCTCCGTGCCGTACCTGGTGATCGCGCTGCTCGGGATGCTGCTGATCAACTCGATGTCGATGTACTCGGCCGGCTTCACCGCGCAGACCCTGGGCATCAAGGTGTCGCGGGCGGCGGCCGTCAGCGTGAACGCCCTGATCAGCCTGGTCTTCGGCTTCCTGCTGATGGTGGTGGCGACCAGCTTCATCGGTTCGTTCATCTCCTTCCTCACCCTGCTCGCGGTGGCGTTCTCGGCGTGGATCGGCGTCTTCGGCGTGGACATGCTGCGCCGCAGGACGTACGACGCGGTGGCGCTGATGGACACCACAAGGACCAGCGCCTACTGGTACCGGGGCGGTTTCGCCTGGCAGGCGATGACGGCGTGGGCCGTGGCGCTGCTCGTGGGCCTGCTGTTCACGAAGGTCGAATGGTTCTCGGGCCCGCTCGCCTCCTCGTGGATCGGTGAGAACGGCCTGGGCTGGGCGGCGACGATCGTGGTGGCGGGCGTGCTCTACGCCGTGCTGCCGCGGACGCCCGAGAAGGCTCCGGTGGCGCCCGTCGAGGTGCGCGAGACCGTTTCCATCTGA
- a CDS encoding LLM class flavin-dependent oxidoreductase: MPFTVVRFNLVDPRATPVSLAARYRAAVEMAAHADAHGVDTVQTEEHHGVANNWLPSPFAFAGAVFGATRRIAVTVSAIIGPLHDPLRLAEDIAVLDLLSGGRLVTVAGIGYRPEEYEERGVDWGRRGKLQDLLLETLLTAWTGEPFTYQGRTVRVTPRPLTQPHPMLLVGGSSRAAARRAARLGLPFFPSAHLPELETYYQERCAEYGTEGWTMMPAEETPLLHLSEDPDRTWAEHGEHFLHEARTYASWQSKDIRSAVRSTATTVEELRAEGVYRVVTPDECVALGLESLVLHPLCGGMPVEEGWRSLRLFCDGVLPRLKAQGLGPGQFRG; the protein is encoded by the coding sequence ATGCCCTTCACAGTCGTACGGTTCAACCTCGTCGACCCGCGGGCGACCCCCGTCTCCCTCGCGGCCCGTTACCGGGCGGCCGTCGAGATGGCCGCCCACGCCGACGCGCACGGGGTCGACACCGTCCAGACCGAGGAGCACCACGGCGTCGCGAACAACTGGCTGCCCTCCCCCTTCGCCTTCGCGGGCGCGGTCTTCGGCGCGACGCGGCGGATCGCGGTGACCGTCTCGGCGATCATCGGGCCGCTGCACGACCCGCTGCGGCTCGCGGAGGACATCGCGGTCCTCGACCTGCTGAGCGGGGGGCGCCTGGTCACGGTGGCGGGGATCGGCTACCGGCCGGAGGAGTACGAGGAGCGCGGGGTCGACTGGGGCCGGCGCGGGAAGCTCCAGGACCTGCTCCTGGAGACCCTGCTCACCGCCTGGACCGGGGAGCCGTTCACGTATCAGGGCCGTACGGTACGGGTCACCCCGCGGCCGCTCACCCAGCCGCATCCGATGCTCCTGGTCGGGGGCTCGTCGCGGGCGGCGGCGCGGCGGGCGGCCCGGCTCGGACTGCCCTTCTTCCCGAGCGCGCACCTGCCGGAGCTGGAGACGTACTACCAGGAGCGGTGTGCCGAGTACGGCACGGAGGGCTGGACGATGATGCCGGCCGAGGAGACTCCGCTGCTGCACCTGTCGGAGGACCCGGACCGGACCTGGGCGGAGCACGGGGAGCACTTCCTGCACGAGGCGCGGACGTACGCCTCCTGGCAGTCGAAGGACATCCGCTCGGCGGTGCGTTCGACGGCGACGACGGTGGAGGAGCTGCGCGCGGAGGGGGTGTACCGGGTGGTGACGCCGGACGAGTGCGTGGCGCTCGGACTGGAGAGCCTGGTGCTGCATCCGCTGTGCGGCGGGATGCCGGTCGAGGAGGGGTGGCGGAGCCTGCGGCTCTTCTGCGACGGCGTACTGCCCCGGCTCAAGGCACAGGGCCTCGGGCCGGGGCAGTTCCGTGGGTGA